A segment of the Macrotis lagotis isolate mMagLag1 chromosome 8, bilby.v1.9.chrom.fasta, whole genome shotgun sequence genome:
TGATCAGAATTTTCATCTCTGTGGGTAGGCGTGAGGAGTTCAGAGTCACTGATatacattccattttttttttttgttcctagaAATCAGCAGTCATAGAACTTCAATAAAAGACTTCTTTAGTGTTCATCTAATGGACACAGGCTTCAAAATCCTGGAAACTCCAGGTACTTGATTGGTCTATGCATTAACTAAGGGTAATATGCAGTTAGGTTTGGAGAGTCAATCAAAGGCCAGATGGTTAGGCACCAGCCAGAACTGGGCATTTAGCTTGAAGAGCAGTTTCCAAATTGCCAACCTGTTCACTCTTAATTACTATCTCTTTCACAAGAATTTAAAAAGTGCTTTCTTATTCCTGTGAAATTTGTGCTACAAGGTATGTTTGAACTGGCTACTCAGACTGAGTTTCAAGTCAGATAATTTCAGTGTGAACAGCATTATCTGTGGCACTGAAATTGATTGTACACACTGTGTGAAAACACTAAGTTGTTTCCAGTTTTCCTTTATTTAGATTCATTCTTATAATTTCCAAATTACAATGTACAAACTATCAAAAACTCATCCTTTGTTCAAGGAAAGGCTTGTAGGTCTTTCCAAATTTGCATCTAGGAACAACAGACCTTCTGTCAAGCTGCACTGGTAGGCCTCTGCTCATACTTTTATTTGCTTGCTTTGGTCAGACCCAAGACACCTTTCAAATTCAAGCTAAGCGACTCCTTAAGAtcactttattgtattttttttaattaaaacttgTATTTCCAGTTTGTTTACAGAATACTCCTTAGGTAGTAGCAAAAGAGCCAAAGATGAGATTTGTATTGCTGAGCTCAAAACAGAGCAGTTATCAGTAGACTCTGAGCAGATGGGATTCTCCAGAATTCCCTTCCCATGAGTTCTCCCAGGTACCTACCAGTCCCACTCCTTCTCTTTGCTTTCCTGCCAGTGCTCCCTCTGTACCACATACCATTGAGTTTGTAGCTGGAGCAGAATACCCTCATTTTAGGAATCTAGTGATGCCTCTTGCCTCAGGGAAATGTTTCTTTGATGGGGATTCtgtgggatttctttttcttgtttatgcTTTACTTGTGGTAATGAACGAGTGAATGAATTAAACAGAGCCATGGCAAGGCAGAGCTACAGGCTAACACTGTAGCAAAAGGATGGAAAATGGAACATCCCAGGCTGTATGCCCTGGATGTAGCAGCTGTTGATGTTTCCTTTGGTGAGGGGAGTCTCTGAGCACTTACTGGGTATGGCAGTTTCTTTAGTGTAAAAGGGGCTGCAGCTTTTGTGCAGGGACTGTTGGTATTGGGGGTGGTGGGAAAATTGTTAATCTTGTATAAAGCAACTCAATAAATTGTTTCAAAGTTTCCaaaacattcttttcatttttttctattttatcaaatttataattgggagtttttttcttcctgtgaGTGACTCTCAAAGGTATTGAACTTTAAGGAATAACCATTTTTGCTGAAAGCCAAGCCGAAGTGGGAGGAGAGTTTTCTCAAAAGGATAAGGTAAAAAGAATGGGTATCAGATAAACAAAATTCAAGCCaccagatttttattttcatactaTAAATAAAATTCCCTATCATTTCCCATTTTCATACAGAATAAATGAGATATACATAACTGGATATTCATTTGATAAATAATCAACATGTTTTTTATCTAAATGCTATGAGGCTCATAAGGCACTGCTGCCACTGTTTATAGAAAACTTCTTTTACTATTAAAAGCTTTAATTTTACAGTAACAAaacacttttatatttatatatcatattttcttaaggaaaaaatactagTTGAATCTAATTctatttgtttattatatttgctgctgctgttttttttttttcactttttccagCAAACATCCAGTATTTCTTGTCAGCAGAGTAACAACTTAAGATTTTTGACCAAAATAGTAGAggaatgagaatatttgtaattttgtttatGTTAAGTTATTTAAATGGAAAAGTGTATATAGAACGAACatctttttatctttgaaaagTTTATCAATTGGTTGGTTTTAAGACTTGTGCTACTATTATGGCATTTTCCTGAAAGCTCCTGACTTTATTCTATACCCTTTTTCTCTGGCTTGATTAAATCAACTTTTCATAGCTTTGGAATACTTTTATTCCAAGAAGAGAGATGGGAGAAAGTctcaaagggaaacaaaaaaggaTATATTGAAAGGAAGAGTGTTTATCAATAGAGGAGAAAAAAGtgcatatttattaattaaacccatttctttaaaaagtagtATTTCTCTGGGAGTATTTCCAGGCAAATCAATAGGCTTAATGGTTGGGGAcaagttttcattcattcattcttatccAGTTGCCCTTCTGCTTGTAACCACATTAAGCTCTGACCTGAGCGACATTACTGCAAGAGAGTAACTAAAATGTATACATGCTAAGGGCATATTGGAGGCAGAGTGTAGAAACAGTAGCATCTTTGATGAGACATGACCGATCTCCTGCTTTTGACAGTTGAAAGGAAGGATATTAGCTTGAAAAGATTGAAGCTTTATGTCTACTTTTGCCCAGACACTAAGACGGCTAGTTCCTGAATGGACATATCCTTGTTAACGTATCGATCGTACTGAGCTGGAGTTAGTCTTCCATTTTTTAAGGCATCTTCAATAGAGAACTTCTTTCCTGATTTTCTGTCATGTATCACAGAAGACTCTCCATTTGGTCCTTTGACTGATATTTCTTCCCAGTCACACTCCTGGCTTCTAAGCTTTACAAACATGTTCCAATCAATGAGACCAGCCCTGTGGGCCTCTTCTGGGGAAAGCTCTCTACCAGTATCGGGATCAATAACCACAATGGAGCGACGTAAATGgttctctctctgctcccttttAACTGCCACTGACCCTAGTCGCTTCTGTAACTCATCAATCTCATTATCTTTATCTCTGGAGATCCTCTTGAGATCATCCAGCTCTCTTTCTAGGGACCAGAGTCTAGAGTCTAAATTTGTTCCATAGTCCACTGAAGTCATGTTTCTTAAATCTTGAGTTTCTGTTGTGGTCATTTCAATTTCTGATTGTAGCCTTCTCGTCTCCATTTGTAGATTCTGCTTTTCTAAATGAAGTTTGTGGTTCTCTTCTCTTAAAAAGTCCAATTCCTTGGATGACTTGGAATTATGGAATTCCAGTTCAGATAACTTGGCTTCTAGCTGGCTCACTTCTGCATCCAGCTCTCTCTTGATCCGACTCTCTTCCTCTAAACTGTTTTTCAATTTCTGAATTTCTTGTTCTGTGTCACCTTTTTCTACTTGAACACTTTCTGAGAAGACCACTTTTTCTTTGACCTCCATCTTCTCAAGAGTAAGGAGTTTCTTTTTCAGGGCTTCAAGCTCACTCTCCAGTATTTGCCGCCGGtgcttttcttcttccaattGGAGTTTGAGAAGAGAGTGTTCTTTTGCTTGCTGGGGGTCCTGCTGGAGAACCACTTTCTGCTTTAGGGTCACCTTTTCTTTGgtctccccctcttccttctccagatcagcTAGCCGAAGTTTCAGCCGCTGGACCTCGAGCTCAGCTTCCCTTCGAGCTTGTCGTTCTCTCTCAAGCTCTTCTAGCTGTTGTTCCAGCTCAGCCCTTCTCCGCTGCAATTTTCGAAGTTCTCCTCGAAGATTGTCAATCTGCCTCAGTTCAGTGTCAATGCTTTCTGTGAAGGAATCTACCTCAGCTCTCATGGCAGGGTCTTGTTCATATTTTACCACTTCTTGCTCAACCACTTTTTCCTTTACCTGTGATAGTTCCACTtccttttgtttgattttgtcttCTTGGGATAACCTTTCTCTCTCTAAATCTACTTGTTTTTTCTGTTCTTCTGATAATTTCACTCTCAAGgattctacctcttctttggtTTTGGGGTCTTCACGGAATTGGAGTATCTCTTGAACTACCTCTTTGGTCTGCACTTGGGGTTTAGTATCTTTCAAGGATTGAATTTCTTGCTTCAATTGGTAGATTTCTAAGTCACATCTTTCAATCAATCTGGTTTTGTCTacaatttcttctctgagtctctgaagttccttctcagTCTCAGGGTCAGTCTTATATTTAATTACTTCTTTTGTTACTTCTTTCACCTCTATCTGGGGACCTCGCTTCTGAAGAGCCTCCAGTTCACTTTGGTAGCTCTTTAGCTGTTCTTCTGCACCTCGGTACTTTCTTTCTTGTTCCACAAGTTCCAAACGGAGATTGGCTACTTCACTTTCAGCTTTGGGGTCTGGACGGACAATTTCACGTACTTTTTCTTGCACAACTACTTTGGAATTTTCCTCTTCTAGGGCCCAGATTTTCCGGAGGAGTTCAGTCTTCTCTCTCTGACTGGAGCGAGATTTTGATGCTTCATCTTCATATTGACGTTTGAGGTCATTGACTTCTCTTTCTATTGCTGCATCTTTTTCCACTTTTAACACTTCCTTGACTGTAATTTTTCCTTCAGCCATGGCTCGTTCTTTCTCCAATCTCTTGAGCTTGTCTTGCAGGAAACTGAGCTCTTCTTCTTGCTTTGCCCTTTGGTCACTCTCTTTTTGTTGCTGCTCCTGGAGCAACCTGTATTCTGTCTCTAGTTGGGGATCATTCTGTAGTTTCACGACTTCCTTCTCTGTGACTTTCTCCTGCTCTTTGTTCTTTTCCTCAGACAGGGCAGCAATTCGCTGCTGCAAGAGAATGATCTCAGTTTCTCGGGTTCCTTTCTGTCTTCTCAGTTCTTCTAGTTCCTCTCTTAATTTTAGGACTTCATCAGCCTGGGCTTTATCTTGCTCAATACGCAATACTTCTTTAACTACGTATTCTTGACCCCCTTCCCTTGTTTCATGCTCCAGTGAGCGTAGCTTTATTTTCATGTCCTCTAACTCATCTTGTAACTCTTTGTTTCTATGCTGCTCTTCAGCTAGAGTTTGCTGCATCCTGTGGAGGCTTTCTTCCAATTCAGGATCAGGTACCTTTTTTAATACCTCTTTTCTTATCACAGATTCCtggggttttttatttttcaggatgATGATTTCATCTTGAGTgcttttgacttcattttctagCTGCTGTCTACGCTGGGTCTCATCATCTAGTGCTTTCTTAATTCTCCAGGTTTCTTCTGTCACTGGTTCTTTGCCTTGAATGGATTCATGTGTTACTTCTATCTCTGGCTGctgttattggaaaaaaaaatgcatcataAAAAAACACTGATGGTATTACTTTTTAGTTGACTTGAGACATTTTAAGGAATTTAAGGAATCTGTCAAATTTTCTTGTAATCTCTACAAGATTCCTTGGATTTATTAGCATGTACAGATATAGTATTCCTTAGATTTGTAGTATTAAATGTAAATGTTAGCTTCTCTTATAGCTATCAGATATTTAAATTGTTCATAGCATTATCTAATTTGACAGAGCAGTACTAAGGATGACTATTAGTagcttatttttctaaaatagcaACATGTGATGAAAAATCAGATTGCTATTTTGAAGTAAGAAAATATAACTTCAACTGCCTagggtttttaaatttaaatttttaaattaagccatattttttatattttatacacacacacatatatacatacctgTCTCAGAAGATTCTGGGCAAATTctaaattttgcaatttttgtcTATTGACAGCATTAACTTCAGTGAATTTGGCAGCAAGAAAAGCCTCCTAGAAAACAATTGTTTTATGGAGAGAAGTTAAGACAATGAAGTGTGATAATCTTAGATTAGAGGTAGATAGCACATAAAAGCAGACACACGCACACACCCACCTATGTACACATGAGCTTCCACTCTTAGGGCTTTAGTTTAGTCATTCACTTAGAGAGTACCATCCATCTTTACTATGGGAATATAAAAGTAGGGCCTACAATGTCTGT
Coding sequences within it:
- the PPL gene encoding periplakin, translated to MNSLFRKRNKGKYSPTVQAKSISSKELSELIEQLQKNADQVERNIVDTDAKMQSDLGKIKEGQPAQHREHSLQKLSESEKLLYVLEGDAAIAKHMKHPQGDMIAEDIRQLKERVANLRMKHNQIYNLTVKEVDPKVNWSSVVDEKLDMLGNQSFGTDLPLVDHQVEEHNIFHNEVKAIGPHITKEGDKEQNNDLQAKYQKLLAGSQARQQHLSSLQDYMQRCTNELYWLDQQAKGRMQYDWSDRNLDYPSRRRQYENFINRNLEAKEERINKLHSEGDQLLAAEHPGRNSIEAHMEAVHADWKEYLNLLICEESHLKYMEDYHQFHKDVKDAQELLRKVDTDLNQKYNPEFKDKYQIESLLRELDDQEKALDKYNDVVQSLQKRGQQVVPLKYRRETPLKPIPVEALCDFESEQGLISRGYSYTLQKNNGESWDITNGSGNKLSAPAVCFMIPPTDPEALALIDSLSNQYRSVKQKAAGSKAALKQRYEILKTENPGDASDLQGRQLLASLDRVNSDLERQEKAITAILRPPLEQSRAVQDSAERAKDLKNITNELRRIEPEKIRSTEECDAFIGALPDSGSTPLLRARVEDTNHKYDRLVQLLNSAQEKVDGANRLESSLQQGRELLAKYENQLSLDDTFPENEQSLDNKRQELTAIASELQAKRSLLSEADQNLQRTKKCSSTLASRFQEHCADIERQEAEVNKLNQRFDNLIKQINNRSQSLQKAKGAYADYRSGYDHMTQFLSNIPNYEPQETDSLSLVETKLKNQKNLLDEIGGQEQEVQKVYDYAQQYQQAVKDYELEAEKLRSLLDLENGRNIHTNKRARLQSPAAKVKEEEAFLAAKFTEVNAVNRQKLQNLEFAQNLLRQQPEIEVTHESIQGKEPVTEETWRIKKALDDETQRRQQLENEVKSTQDEIIILKNKKPQESVIRKEVLKKVPDPELEESLHRMQQTLAEEQHRNKELQDELEDMKIKLRSLEHETREGGQEYVVKEVLRIEQDKAQADEVLKLREELEELRRQKGTRETEIILLQQRIAALSEEKNKEQEKVTEKEVVKLQNDPQLETEYRLLQEQQQKESDQRAKQEEELSFLQDKLKRLEKERAMAEGKITVKEVLKVEKDAAIEREVNDLKRQYEDEASKSRSSQREKTELLRKIWALEEENSKVVVQEKVREIVRPDPKAESEVANLRLELVEQERKYRGAEEQLKSYQSELEALQKRGPQIEVKEVTKEVIKYKTDPETEKELQRLREEIVDKTRLIERCDLEIYQLKQEIQSLKDTKPQVQTKEVVQEILQFREDPKTKEEVESLRVKLSEEQKKQVDLERERLSQEDKIKQKEVELSQVKEKVVEQEVVKYEQDPAMRAEVDSFTESIDTELRQIDNLRGELRKLQRRRAELEQQLEELERERQARREAELEVQRLKLRLADLEKEEGETKEKVTLKQKVVLQQDPQQAKEHSLLKLQLEEEKHRRQILESELEALKKKLLTLEKMEVKEKVVFSESVQVEKGDTEQEIQKLKNSLEEESRIKRELDAEVSQLEAKLSELEFHNSKSSKELDFLREENHKLHLEKQNLQMETRRLQSEIEMTTTETQDLRNMTSVDYGTNLDSRLWSLERELDDLKRISRDKDNEIDELQKRLGSVAVKREQRENHLRRSIVVIDPDTGRELSPEEAHRAGLIDWNMFVKLRSQECDWEEISVKGPNGESSVIHDRKSGKKFSIEDALKNGRLTPAQYDRYVNKDMSIQELAVLVSGQK